Sequence from the Grus americana isolate bGruAme1 chromosome 11, bGruAme1.mat, whole genome shotgun sequence genome:
AAATTGTAGCACTTTGAACTAAATCACTgtaatatttcttctcttctacaTGAATCAGTTCACAATACATTTCAGTACCATTAAACTGTCGATACTGTGGGTCATGTGTTGAAGGTCTAGTCACTGGTGCATCTGGATCAAGATAATATACTTCATTTGTTCGAACATATGGAATAAATTGTGAAGAGGGAGGTCTTCCAGCTTCTGTaatgggaggagaggagctccTCTGCTGTGTATCTGTCttgatgtttttctctcttctactATTGTTGTTATGCACCAGGAAACTGGGAGCATGTATCTGTTTTTGTTGTACTTGGTGTAATCTGTTCTTAACTGCTGGAACAGGTGGTGATTCAGATCTGTATGAAacaatttcagttaaaaaaacccaacgcaAACAATACTAAGTAATGTGATTAATTTTCTCAAGTAGTAGAGACAATCCTCAGAGGACTGGACTTTTCCTCATTTATTCTACTTTTATACCTGCAGTTCATCTGGtcttgtgttatttttaatagtagACAATTAGATACAtctaaattcttttaaaaaattaaaagtcaggaaagaaaagcatgtcTATTTCACTATTGTTTATACATTTCATTAACGCAGAGTATTGACGTACCTTTCTTCATTCAAATGATTCTTATGTAGTTGTTCTTCCTAGGAGAAAACCAAGAGAGTCAAAAACCAtggagctttttattttacttttatattaaaagcttttgtttttctatacAAGTTTGTTCTGAAATTCCAAAAAGACTGTTTGACCTGAGTCCAGGAGAAAGGTGCTTATCAAAGATTTGCATTAGAGACTTGTGGTGTCTATGAactaaatgaaacaaattacaGGAGGATTTGCTCCAATTTTCTAGGTCTTTTGACAAAAAAGAGCAAGTCAATGATGTCATTCTATCCTACACTCTGCTTTCAATCAAGCTTCCCgtttacaaaataaatcaataaatgaaagagaataaaaacttTGGAAGACTGAAATAACAGTAAAAGCTAATtcacaaaatattaatatattcttCTGATTATGAAGAATGAAACAATGCTGGAATACCATTCTCTGCACAAAGGATGGTAATAGGAAAATTCTCAGTGCTTGAGTTACAGAGATGAATTCCCGTCCAGGCAAAACTGTGTGGAGGAAGGGTCTTAAAAATACACATCGTTGTTAGAGACCAAATAGTTACCTTTCTGACTCTGTGTCCCTtattcttcatatttatttcttcgTGAGGTGAAGGAGACCTGTCTGAATAACCACCTTTTTTTGGGCATAGATTCCCAGGAGTATTTCTTTCTACTAACTGAAGCAGCTCCATTTGTCGtcttactttgttttcttccctttgtctCTGTAGCTGTTTAGGGTATCTTTCTGATGCTGGAATGTATCTTTTCCCTGGCTTGTTTATGTTCCAGTCAGgtcttttgctgtatttttctgaaggttTACTTTGTCTCTCTTTTCTTGCATATAGTTCATATAGATCACTGTAAATGCCACCAGTTTCTCttcctgaaattttatttttatctatatACTGCATTTCCTTCTGGTATTTTTTGCTGTTAGAGGTTTCTTTATATTCTATGGAAATATCAGGCGATCCACAACACACAGTTCTTTCCTCAGCTGACTCAGTGTATGCTGACGTATTAAAGtcatctaaaaaataaaattatattttaactCCAAGTCTAAGGTATTCAAGTTACTTGTTTGACTTTTGTATGTGTATCAATCTACTATTACTGATTTTATTCAAAAATCGGCTGTCacagttttataattttttttattctttttggaAGATAGATACCCTTAATAAGGGGTAAGGCAAACTTAataaggaagggggaaaaaaaaaaagactggagaACAAAGTCAAGTCACTGTAAAGcaaaatttatataaaatgaagctacattattttaaaatgtagaattCTATTTCTGTCATGGTACTCAAaggtaaaaagcaaaacacagcttctgtttagttttacccCATGCCAATGTTTTGCTCATATTCACAGCACTGCTAGGAATAACTTACTTTCCTAATCCTTGACTTccaatggaaatattttgttcaatttTTAAACTACTAACAATCCAGCTTCTTTCTTTACTAAGGAGCATacacaaaaacattatttaatttgTAAACTCTCCAAATTCACCACAAAATTTCTACCAGCACtgtcaaaactaaaaatattaattattgctcaaacaaatagaaataaagcTTCTACTTCACAAGTGATAAGAAGCTAATAAGTTTCTAAATACAAGGCATAAAGTGACTGCAAGCTCCACTGAATCTGCTCATTCACACCTTATCTACAACATTAATGACTGCAGATTAAGTTTGAGCTGGGTTTTTTAACGATgcaatataaaatgtatttagcaAGAATTGTAGAAAGCTTTTCTAAACGTTTGAATGTAAGCTCTAATTTTCTAATGAGTCTAGTTTTCTAATTCCAGAATTATTGACAGTGTTTCTGCCAATACGTTCAAGGATTCATGAGGAACCCAGCCCTACTCGATACCAAACCACGTTATGTAAACCTGGGAACATTCACGCTGAAGACTACTacaaatacatgtttaaatGCCTTAATAAATTTAGTCCTACATGGCCTGTGACCATGACTCTAAGTCAACACTACGTTTCAGACTGGGTGATTTGATCTGTAACTGGTAACAGCTATATAGACATAATGTTTATTTAGATTATAGTGATATATCGCAATATTCCAACATACCTGTGTCTGTCCAAGTATTTATTTCTAGTTTTATTCCATTCTGAATGACAATGATTTGGCCTATTGCTGTTTCACAAATATGGTGTTCTACTGTCTTTCTTAAGGTACATCAGAGTAATTTAATTAAAGGGCTGCATACCTGTCTGTACAGCAGTGTCTTTCCGAGGAGAAGTCTGCTGATTGATGTGGCTCTTAATGTCATCACAACAATTATGACTTTGATGTGAAATGTCAGTATTgcaattttcaaattctgtATCACCTAAAAAGAAGTAAGTAAAATTGTTCAATTTAGTAACGTATGTTCTATTTAAACCATGCTATCAAGTTATCAGACTATTGTGGTTTAGAACTCAAAGCAAGACTGATAACAATGGTTCAGATCCTAATGCTCTCCCTTTTTCAATGGAAATCTAATCGACAGCACATAGGTCTGAATGTTCCCTATGCATTCCTGATtttatctttgtatttcttcctttatgtAATATAGTATTTGAAGCTTACTAAAATACAATATTCTCCATATCAGTTAACACTGATATTTGTTTGGAAGGCTCTTTAAAtaagctgaaatgaaatttgGTTCATGAAGGAGCAATTCCTGACCCAaatgcagaaggggaaaaaaacacaaaacaaaacccaccaccaacTTGCATGCAAACACCAAAGGAATAGGCACACTGAGTATAAAAAGACTTGTACTTGCCACCACCAAGATTCTTCTGAAGATTTGAAATGTCATGTCCCTTCTGAGCCAAGTCTCGAATGCGCTGTTCTTGTTTTAATCTCAGTGCTAATTCTTGAGCTTTCTGCATTGTCTGATAAAGTTCATTTGTTTTAAGAGTCACTagttcctttaaataaaaaaagtaaatagatgTGATCATTTATTTtgagaataaaattaataggATTATTTAATCTCCATATAATCCTCAAGGTTTACATACATTCTTGTTTTGGgtaaagccttttttttaaaaataaaaactaaactACTTGAGTAGACACAATATATAACATAATTTTTATGATTATAAATTCAGAACCTCTACTGTGCTGATGAAAGATGGTCAATCCTAGCATTAAAAAGCGAGCACCTATACCCTCAAAGTTAGTTGGATATTTATCTCCTTTCTAATAAATTCATCTTTTCCTAAATGCCATCTGATTTCAGCCATTTATGACTTCCTGTATCATGTggtttaatgaaagaaaagaagcctaaataaaaataattaaaatcctACCTTCTTCCTACTTCCACAGAAAGGAGACAGCAGAAGCCTCCCTAACAATGGCAGAACATCTCTAAATATGAGGGTTACAGTTTCCAGACTCAGCAGGTTGAAGGTGCAGGAGACTGAGCCAAGGAAAATCTCCTTTCCAAATGGCTATTACCATCTCATCCCCACTTCCTACTGCATTTGCAGGTTGAAAGAAGAATAACTCATAGCATGACATGTTTTGAAGGAACTGAGCTTATTACAGAGAAAGATGACTTTCCCAATTTTTTAACCAGTTTGTTCTAGCATCTACAGGCAGATGCTATATGTTTCTGCCCAGAAAATGCAGGGAAATCAAGGATCCATATTTCTGCAGGTTTTAGAGGGTGTGTTTTTGGAATCCCCCTGTCTTATGACATCATGGAATTCTGCTACTATTCCAGATATGAAGCAAACAGTAATAGCTGCTACTGTGCcgaaaggaagaataaaacatCACACAAGGCTTTTAATCTTCTAAAGACTCTTCTGTAACAGGTAAGAATGtatacaaatgcaaaatttgcACTTACCAAAGGTCAAAATGTTACTTTTGGTTTAACCTTATACGAAAGGAGCATGTAAAGCTCAGCAATAGTTACAGAGGAGAAAGCTCTACAACAcgaatgacttttaaaattacttttccagaATATATTCTGAAAAGTCTTTAATCAAGAGTGAAAGCACATCCAGTCAGATAAAGTTCATGGTACTGACACATCTTAAAAGCATCAAGTTACCAACAACAACAATTGGATCACATActttaaggtatttttttttaatttaaattttgcacttaaaaatgcctgtttctgcattatttaaaactaCAATTCTGGATTTGCCAGTTCTTAccctttctcttcctgaaaGGGCCCTTgtccaaaaaaagaaacttgcCTTAAACTTGTATGGTGTTACACGTTTATTAACTGAGGAAACAGATTTTGGTTTCAAATGTCTAGATTTCAgatagttttcattttcaaaatgatgaGGCAACACCATTTTGAAGGTGAAGAACAAGAACCATTTTCCTCAAACCCAGTATTATTACAGACcatctgcagtaaagaaaatgcaaaaccacacctccttttgtttttgtttcagcaTATCTTCTTCaaactgtttctgcatttgttctttttctcgTGCTAGGCgctcttcttcctcttgttcTTCCCATTTTCTCCGCTCTTCCTCCAGTTGTTTCTTCTTCCGTTTTTCTTCTACCTGAGCCATTATTGCTTTCtagaaatatcagaaaaaaaggaaaattaaaagatatAAAATTCAAGCTATTATAAGCTATTTATTCATATACTTCCATATACACGTATAATAATTGGATTTGGAACTGGattttgggggcggggggggggagccacCAGCCCAATAAAGCAGTTTGAAATACTCAGAGACAAACAGAAGTagctttttatgttttcaaaaatgcttttatttttcttgtaaagaaaTGGTGGTCTGATTTTTACCTTACATACTGTAAGCTACTATTTCGACCTAGCAGAATAACAGTTTGACCAGAAAAAGCTCGTTACATTTACACTTCTTTACACTGTGCCAGACATCATCATGCAGATACACCTTCAGTTAGCATGCCACGGCAGTAATGTAAATGACAGTAAAGTagataaaaatttaaagattCATGGAGTGGGTACCTGTAAGTATCAGTCCTCCTGATGACAATggagactgaagaaaaatgcacaCAAACCTACTAGAGCTCTAAAGACTGCCCTGTACGGTTTTTGAGGCAAGAATTCAGTTACAGAAATGCAATCATCTCTGTACaaatattagaagaaaacaGTTGAGTCTGACTGAATGAAACACTGTTAAGCAACTGTAAACATGTAACCTGAAGCATAAAAGTCAAGTACCTTACTGGATTTCTGGTATTAAATCTCAG
This genomic interval carries:
- the CCDC66 gene encoding coiled-coil domain-containing protein 66 isoform X4, encoding MIALLQKACEVSSVPDEANSDSSRKQEAYLQPGQKVVKDSWKPADMFSTLGEREGAKALLEFRKTQWKKELDEQVALKKKLKETLEREVGYFWAKPGNNKAHKKNMETADPDKIMFPADSIITAEENRVCTTALTTEPNQLPLNVSSAPAGQSSDFSSSDLPAVNCTAFVLGEAVPQERPFSALKPEQQKKWLEELDKQKEEAKLRKIEENLNSSKAEEHDRWAMHFDSLKNHLNANAQLPLNGMYKKQPESLCLSPDPKELTAFIHPFSPAALGNLMPSKVGNAEKAAKNSALEQSQKVSFLRSMTALLDPAQIEERDRWRQKQLEHQKAIMAQVEEKRKKKQLEEERRKWEEQEEEERLAREKEQMQKQFEEDMLKQKQKEELVTLKTNELYQTMQKAQELALRLKQEQRIRDLAQKGHDISNLQKNLGGGDTEFENCNTDISHQSHNCCDDIKSHINQQTSPRKDTAVQTDDFNTSAYTESAEERTVCCGSPDISIEYKETSNSKKYQKEMQYIDKNKISGRETGGIYSDLYELYARKERQSKPSEKYSKRPDWNINKPGKRYIPASERYPKQLQRQREENKVRRQMELLQLVERNTPGNLCPKKGGYSDRSPSPHEEINMKNKGHRVRKEEQLHKNHLNEERSESPPVPAVKNRLHQVQQKQIHAPSFLVHNNNSRREKNIKTDTQQRSSSPPITEAGRPPSSQFIPYVRTNEVYYLDPDAPVTRPSTHDPQYRQFNDSYQTPRQIFSSDHVRDPLLNPDVVKIRERQQAILKGLSELRQGLLQKQKELETALIPTIAQEENFISPF